Below is a window of Candidatus Endomicrobium procryptotermitis DNA.
ATAAGTATGACGGCAATTCAATGGAATTTATAGGAGAAGACAATATCGATCATACAGCAAAAGACGCTAAACTTTCGATATAAAGGGAGAAAGGGAACGTACGCATTATACGAACTTTGCCCATAATAAAACTATTGAGGAAACCTATAAAATAACTGTAAAAAACAGTAAAAACAACGCTATTAACGTAAATATCGTCGAACCTATGTAGAATCGGAAAGAATGGAAAATCATTGAAAGCTCTGTGAAATTTAATAAGAAAAATTCGCATACTGTAGAAGTTTTGATAAACGTAGCAGCTAATTCGGAAAAGACAGAGACTTACACGGTAAGATACTCATGGTAAATGGAATAGAAAAATATATCGATTATACGCTGCTCAAACCCGATACGCCTTTTGACATGTTTGAAAGGCTTTGCGCCGATGCCGAAAAATATCGGTTTTATTCTGTTTGTGTTCCTCCTTATGTCGTGAAAGAGTGTAAAAAGTTTCTTAAAAATTCTAAAGTAAAAATTACAACCGTTATAGGTTTTCCTTTAGGATACAATTCGACGCAGACAAAATTATTTGAAATGCAAAAAGCTATATCCGATGGAGCCGATGAAACAGACATAGTAATGAACGTATCGGCTTTTAAATCTGGCAGAACCAATTATGTGCTAAACGAGTTAAAAGAACTCAGAAAATCGGCTGGAAAAAGTGTTCTCAAAATCATTATTGAAAGCTGTTGTTTAAGTAAAGAAGAAATCGCGGCAGTTTGCGCTCTAGTGTCGGAAAGTGGTGCAGATTTTGTTAAAACTTCGACGGGGTTTGGTTCCGGTGGTGCAAAAATCGGAGATATAAAATTGATAAAAAATTCCATTCCCCGGCATATAAAAATAAAAGCTTCCGGATGTATAAAAACTTTACAGCAAGCGCAGGAGTTTATAAAAGCAGGAGCTTCAAGAATAGGTACATCGTCACTTTTAAGTGCAGAATTTTAAATGGGAAATATGGAGATGTAAAGCTGCATTTGAAAAGATATAAGTGATTTTCTCAAGCGGCTTAATTCCGGCAGTTATGTCAAAAAGATGAAATTTAATAGCATTGTAAAAAAGGAGCTGTAAATGCAGACATCAGATTTGAAAATAATATCTGCGGAGGTGCGCAAAGATATTATCAAAATGCTAGGGCTTGCGGGTTCTGGACATCCTGGCGGGAGTTTGTCTTCAGTAGAACTTTTGGTCAGTTTGTATTTTAACCATATGAAATTTAATCCTCGCAATCCTGATGATCCGAACAGAGATTATTTTGTCCTTTCGAAAGGGCATGTATGCCCGGTTCTATATGCGGTTTTAGCCCAGCTTAAATGTATAGACGTAGACGAACTTTGCACTTTAAGGCAGGCGGGGAGCCGTCTTCAAGGACACCCGGCAAAAGACAAAAAACTACCTGGCATTGAAATTTCAACAGGTTCTTTGGGATACGGGCTTTCTATAGGCGCGGGCATATGCGCAGGCATTAAACAATTAAAAAAAGAAAATAGAGTTTATGTTTTGATGGGAGACGGCGAACAGCAAGAGGGAAGTGTATGGGAAGCCGCAATGGCCGCGTCGCATTTAAAACTTGACAATTTGTGCGCGATAATCGATGATAACGCTTTGCAGATTGACGGGGAAACAAAAAAAGTCATGAACATACAGCCTTTGGCCGAAAAATATAAATCTTTCGGCTGGAACGTAATAGAAATCGATGGACACGATTTAGATGCAGCAGATAGAGCTTATGCGTCGGCTAAAACTGAAACATGCAGACCTACGGTGATAATAGCAAAAACAATAAAAGGCAAAGGTGTTTCTTTTATGGAGAATCTTGCGGAATGGCATGGTAAGGCTCCTTCAAAAGAGTTGGTTGTCAAAGCTATTGAAGAAATAGATGCCGCCGCGCTGGATAAAAAAATTTAACATATAAATAAGACTAGGAGATAATATGGTTGAAGTGTTTGGAAAGAAAGCCACAAGGTTCGGTTTTGGGGAGGCTTTGGTTGCGCTAGGTGAAAAAGATCCAAAAATATTTGTTTTGGGAGCGGATACTGTTTCTTCAGTGGCAATAAATGATTTTCAGAAAAAATTTCCCGATAGGTTTATAAATGTAGGGATAGCAGAAACAAATTTGATAGGCATGGCCGCCGGACTTGCCGCAGCAGGTTTTATACCGTTTGCCGCGACTTATGGAGTTTTTGCTTCAGGCAGACCGTGGGAACAGATAAGAACTACAGTTTGTTATTCGAATTTAAATGTAAAAATAGGTGGTTCTCATTCAGGACTTATGGTAGGTCCAGATGGTGCGACACATCAGGCTTTGGAAGAAATTGCAATAATGAGATGTATTCCAAAAATGACTGTAATAGCGCCCTGCGATTTAATCGAAACTAAAAAAGCGACAATGATGTCGGCATATTTTGACGGTCCTGTGTACATAAGATACGGAAGAGAAAACGTTCCTATTTTTACAAAACAGGAAACACCTTTTGAAATAGGCAAAGCAAATGTTTTGCGCGATGGAAAAGATGTGGCGATTCTTGCCTGCGGAACAATGGTTTACGAAAGTTTGATGGCGGCTGAAATTTTGGAAAAGAAAGGAATTAAAGCAAGAGTTGTCAATATTCACACCATAAAGCCCATTGATGAGAAAGTGATTATAGATGCTGCTAAAGACTGTGGCGCCATAGTTACGGCCGAAGAACATCAGATTTTTGCGGGTTTCGGTTCGGCTGTTGCAGAAGTTATAGTCAGAAACAGTCCCGTCCCGATGGAGTTTGTCGGAGTCGATGATTCATTTGGTGAGTCGGGAGAAGCTTACGATTTAATTGAAAAATTCGGTTTGAAAGATGTAAATATCGCGCAATCAGCTGAAAAAGTTTTAAAGAGAAAATAATGCCGATAAACAGAATAATTCTGATTGTTTTAGACAGTGCCGGAGTTGGCGCTCTTGCGGATGCAGCCGAATACGGCGATGATGGGGCAGATACAATCGGGCATATTATCGACAAGGTTGGAAACGGTTTTCATCTTCCTAATCTTGAAAAGCTTGGTCTTTACAAAATTTTGGAAAGAAAAACAAATTGTCAGAATTTGGATATTATCGGCTGTTATGGAAAAATGATTACAAAATCGCCTGCAAAAGATACAACGGCAGGTCATTGGGAAATGGCTGGAATAGTTTTGGATAAGCCTTTCCCAACTTATCCGAACGGTTTTCCGCAGGAGTTAATAACCGAATTTGAGAAACTTATCGGAACGAAAATTTTAGGCAATTGTGTGGCAAGCGGTACGGAAATAATTAAACATTTTGGAGATGAACATTATAATACGGGCTATCCTATTGTCTACACTTCGGCGGATTCGGTCTTTCAAATTGCCGCTCATGAATGCGTTTATGGATTGGACAAGCTTTATAAAATATGTAAAATTGCCAGAAAAATGCTTATTGGTAAATATGTCATCGGAAGAGTTATAGCAAGGCCTTTTATCGGAGAAAGTGGAAATTATACTCGTACGGCAAATAGAAAAGATTATTCGCTTACTCCATTGGAGACTACAGTATTGGACGAAATTAAAAATGCGGGTGGAGAAGTTGTCGCCATAGGAAAAATAGAAGATATTTTTAATGGGAAAGGGATTACAAAAACCGTTCACACCAAAGGCAATGCAAATGGCATGGAAGTTACGGCGGAAGAAATAAGGGTTGGCGGCATAAGCAGTAAAAAAACTCTTATTTTTACTAATCTTGTCGATTTCGATATGCTTTGGGGACATCGCAGAGATATAATCTCTTATGCAAAAGCCTTGAAAGAGTTTGACGATTTTCTTCCGGCACTCATGGGCATGCTCGGAGATGGAGATATGCTGATAATAACGGCAGACCACGGATGCGATCCGTCTTTTACGAAACATACCGATCATACAAGGGAGTACGTACCGCTGTTGGTGTACGGAAAAAAGTTACAAAGAAATATCAATCTCGGCGTCAGAAAGACTCTTGCGGATACCGCTCAAACGATAGCAGATATTTTTAATCTCCCGCCGCTTAAGAACGGCACAAGTTTTAAGAAAGAAATAGAAACTTAGCGATTTGAGCGGAATTTTATTTACACAGCGGACAAAGGTAAATGAAGATGGTAAATGTTTTGGAAAAAATACAAAAAACAAAAAAGGCGATTCTGCCTCATTCTGGTTTTAACCTTTCTGCGGCTGTCATTGCTGGTTCGGGATTGGGAGAGCTTAGAAACTCTTTTACGGTTCTTAAAACCGTTAAATATTCTAAAATTCCATACTTTGCAAAAACTACAGTTAAAGGTCATGACGGCGAACTTCATTTGTGCCGCAGCGCAAAAACAGACTTTTTGATTTTTAACGGGCGCTTTCATTTTTATGAAGGACATTCTCCCGAAGATATAATTTATCCCATAAGAGTTGTAAAAATGCTTGGAGCGCAGAAACTTATAATTACAGCCGCCGCAGGCGCGGTAAATAAAAAATATCATGCTGGCGATGCGGTCATTTTAAGCGACCACATAAATTTTACAGGAACAGACCCTCTCAGAGGAAAACATTTTTCGGTTTTTGGAGAACGTTTTCCGAACATGAGCAGTGTTTACGATTTATCTTTGAGAAAAGAAGCATTGAAAGCGGCAAAAAAATATGCATTAAGAGTGCATGAGGGAATATATTTTGGCGTTTCGGGTCCATCGTATGAAACTCCAGCCGCTGTAAAAGCTTATGAAAAACTCGGAGCGGACATTGTAGGCATGTCTGTAGTTTATGAAGCCGAAGCTGCTGTGCAAATGAATATGCGGATTCTCGGCCTTGTTTATGTATCAAATATGGCGGCTGGAATTCACCATATTTCTTTAAAACATGAAGACGTTTTGAAAACCGGAAAACAAACCGTTCCAAAATTTGCCGCCATAATAAAAGAAGTTTTGGAGAAAACTAAGTGAGAGTATATGATATAATATATAAAAAAAGAAACCTTCAAGCTCTTTCGAGAGAAGAAATAGAATTTATGGTTTTTAATTATAACAATGGGGAAATTGCCGACTATCAGATGTCGGCTTTTTTAATGTCGATTTTTTTTGCTTCAATGACCGATGAAGAAATGTTTTATTTGACCGAAGCTATGACAAAGTCCGGCGATATAATCGATTTGTCTTTTTTGGAAATGCCGACAGCAGATAAGCATTCCACCGGAGGAGTAGGCGACGGAACTTCTCTTATTGCTGTGCCGATTGCAGCAAGTGCCGGTATATGCGTTCCGATGATGTCAGGAAGGGGTTTGGGACATACAGGTGGAACATTGGATAAATTGGAATCTATTCCGGGTTTCAGAGTAAATATAGATAAAAAGGAGTTTTTGGAATTTCTGGAATACGCCAATATGGCATTCATAGGGCAGACGCGTGAAATAGCGCCCGCGGATAAAAAAATGTATGCTTTACGCGATGCGACCGCTACGGTAGAATCGCTTCCTTTGATATGCGCCAGCATTATGTCAAAGAAAATTGCAGAAGGAGTGCAGACGCTTGTGCTGGATGTTAAAACCGGAAATGGTGCGTTTATGAAGTCTCATAAGGATGCGTTGGAATTGTCACGGAAAATGATAAGTATCGGAAAAACTTTTAAAAGAAACGTTTCCGCGGTTATTACTGATATGAATACCCCTTTGGGAAACTGCGTGGGAAACTCGATCGAAATTAAGCAGACAGTCGAAATATTGAAAGGTGATTTGAAAAACGATTTATACGAACTTTCAGTTGACCTTGCCGCCATGATGATATTTGGATGTGCTAAAGCGTCAAGAATTGAAGATGCGCGTGAGATTGCAAAAAAGCAAATTTCAAGTGGCGCTGCGCTTGAGAAGTTCAGACAGGTAATAAAGATGCAGGGTGGAAATCCGTCTGTTATCGATAATCCCGTCGGCGTTTTGCCTCAGGCAAAAAATTCGTTAAAGATTAAAGCTGTCAAAACCGGATATATCTCTTGCATGAGAACAAGAGATATAGGCATTGCCTCAGTTATGGCGGGAGCAGGAAGAAATAAAAAAGAAGATTCTATAGATTACAGCGCGGGAATTATGCTGTATAAAAAAACTGGAGATTATGTAAAAGAAGGAGAGACAATCGCAGAACTGCTTTACAATTGTGATAAAAATATTGACGAAGCATTATTTCTTATGAACGGCTCTTATATAATTTTAGAAGAAAAAACAGTAAATCCAGAACTTATAAAGGAAAGACTAAACTAATGGATACGGAAAAAGACAGATATTGGAAATTTTTTCCTAATAATTCTCAAAAAATATCGGAAATTTCACACTCTCTTTCAATTAATCCCAAAATTGCCTCGGTTATGTTAAACAGGGGAATTGACAGCGTTGAAGAAGCCGCTGTTTTTCTGTATGGAGGAATAGAACATCTTTACAATCCTTTTATTTTTCCTGATATGCAGAAAGCTGTTGAAAGAATCAAAAAAGCCATAAGCGGCAAAGAAGCCATTTTGGTCTACGGAGACAGAGATGTCGATGGCATAACCGCCATAAATGTCGTGGTTAACACGATAAGACAACTTTGTGGAAACGCTCAATGGTACGTTCCTGCAGATGAAGGATACGGCATACATAAAGATATACTTACAAAATATTATGCCGAAGGCGTAAAACTTATGATAACGGTTGACTGTGGAATATCCGCTTTTGAAGAGATAGATTATGCCAACAGTCTGGGAATAGATGTTATTTTAACCGATCATCACGAGCCGCCGTATGAAGGCGTTCCTCATGCGTATGCAATTATAAATCCCAAAATTATGGATTCTCCGTATCCGTTTAAAGATATTGCCGGCTGTACGGTAGCTTTTAAAACGGCTCAGGCTTTGGTTATGTCGTTTGCAAAAGACTATGACAGGGAAATCATAATTTGCTATGCGCAAAAGCAGGAGTCATATTTTGATGGATTTTATATGAAAATTAAAAATGACATTTGTATCGATAAACGTCCTTTTTCTTCTGCTTCCGAGATAAAAAGTATTTTTAAACAGGCTTTTAAGTCATATACTAACAGTAAAGAACTGAAAGAAACCGTTATGACAAGTGATGCTCTTTTGAAAGATAAAATCGAAGTTTTTGTAATTCGCGATTTTGATGGAAACGAAAGTATTGAAAAGAAAGTAATGCGCAGCTATAAAATCAAGAGGAATAACGAATCCAGCGCAATGAAAGAGTTCTTTAAAAACAATCTGGATTTATGTGCTTTGGGAACGATTGCCGATTCTATGCCATTAATTGATGAAAACCGCATAATAGTTAAAAAGGGGTTGGAATTGATAGCTGGAAATCCGTCGGCAAGGCCGGGGCTCGGTCTTTTGATTGAAGACGCTTTCGTTTCAAAAAATATACAGTGTATAAATTCCAGAGCCGTTTCATGGAACGTAACGCCCGTTCTTAATTCTTCCGGCCGCATGGGAAGAGGCATGCTTTCGGCGCAGCTTCTTATGACAAAAGATTTTTTTCAGGCAAAAAATCTTTATGCCGATATAGTAAAACTAAATGAAAACAGAAGGTGGCTTCAATCAGAAAATATTGAACAGTTCAAAATTCTTCTAACACAGCAATGCGATTTGGAACATGACAAAGTTTTTATAGTTGACGCGGCCAATCTTGAACACGGCGTGACCGGAATAGTAGCTTCACAGATGGTAAAAACATATATGAAACCGGCTTTTCTTTTAATTTCAGATGGCAATGAGGCCATAGGTGCAGCTAGATCAGTTGTGGGTTTTGATTTGATTGCAGCTCTGGAAGATGTTAAAGATATTCTTCTGAAGTACGGCGGTCACAGTCAGGCTGCTGGGTTTACGATTACCCATTCAAAGATTGAAGAATTTAAAAAGAGAATTAAAGAATATGCCGAAAAAAATATCATTGGGATTGATCCGTGCAAAAATATTGAAATTGATTGTGAACTTAAAATTTCAGATATAAATCTTGATTTTCATAAGCAGCTTGAAGTTTTGGAACCTTTTGGCATGGAAAACCAACGGCCGCTGTTTTATATAAAAGGTGTTTCCGTGACGGAAGTTTCAGTTTTCGGTGGAAATTATAAGCATGTTAAATTTAAAGTGTCACAGAAAGGCAGCAGGAACGTTCAGGTAGTTTTTTGGAATAGTGGAGAGATTGCCGATATGCTGCGAAAAGAAAGTCTGGTAGACATAGTGTTCCACATTGACATTATGGGCAAAAATGACAAACAGATTGTGCAGATGTGTGCTGTAGATATAAAACCGTCTTATTAAAAGAAGCACTTATCATGACAAACAGGAGGGCATAATGTCAGAAAAAGAGAATTCGGCAAAAATTGCATTTATCGGAGGTAGCGGGTTATATGAAATTGACGGTATTGAAAACGTCATTGAAAAAGATATAGACACGCCGTTTGGAAAACCTTCAGATAAAATCACAATAGGGACGATAAACGGAATTAAGTGCGCGTTTCTTCCCAGACATGGCAAAGGGCATACTCTTCTTCCGTCGGAAATAAATCAAAGAGCGAATATGTACGCTTTAAAATTGATAGGTGTGGAACAGATAGTGGCTTTTACGGCATGCGGATCGCTGAAAGAGAAAATGAAACCAAAAGATTTCGTTATTCCCGACCAGATTTTTGACAGGACAAAAAATAGGATTAACACTTTTTTTGGAGAAGGGATAGTCGCTCATGTCGGTATGGCAAGACCTTTTTGCGATGAAATAAGAGAGATTATACATCAGTCAGTTTACGAGTTGGCGATAGAGCATCATTTTGGCGGAACTTACGTATGTATTGAAGGTCCTCAGTTTTCATCTAAAGCTGAATCGGAAGTAAATCGCAGTCACGATTTTTCCATAGTAGGCATGACTGCCATACCGGAGGCGAAACTTGCGCGTGAAGCGGAAATGTGTTATGCAAACATATCTCTGGTAACGGATTTTGACGTGTGGAAAGAAGGGGAAGAAGTTACAAACGACGCCGTTGTCGCCACAGTAGCTGCCAATATTTCAAACAGCAAAAAAGTAATTAAAGACATTGCCGTAAAACTTTCACAAAGGCATACAAAATGCAACTGTCACAAATCTTTGAAGTCGGCAGTTATGACAGCTGCGGAAAAACTTTTGATAAGCCCATCGTATAAAAAACTAGCGTTGTTTTTAGATAAATATTATAACAAATAATATTCCTATGAAAGAAAAAACCTATGTAAACCTTATTGAGAAAGCGAAAACTGCTGCAAAAAACAGTTATAACAAATATTCCAAATTTGCGGTTGGCAGTGCGGTTTTATGCGCAAACGGAAAGATATACTGTGCGGCAAACATTGAAAACGTTTCTTACGGGCTTACTTCTTGTGCGGAACGCAACGCTTTGTTTAATGCCGTGTCAAACGGTGAGAAGAAAATTGAAGCCGCAGCCGTCTGGACTAAATATGGAAATATTTTTCCGTGCGGCGCGTGCAGACAGGTAATTTTCGAGCTTGCGCCTGAAGCCGATGTTATAATAAATAAAAATGATAAAGATATTATAGTGATTAATATACGAGATCTACTCCCTTTTCCTTTTTTGGAAAAAAATTTATTTTAGAATCCAGACAAATGCCAGAAGTTTAGAAAATAGAAACTTGTAAGCTAACGGTAAAGATCCCAACTGCCAATACTATTTTCTTCATCTGTTTCTCCATTGTTTTTATCAATTTCCTGACAAGAGCAATATATAGGGGTTTATATGAAAATTATATATACTAAAAGTCAACTTCATACTAATAAAACACATAAAAACTTTATAATTTCATTTTACTGTTGATATGTCGCCATATCATTAGAACGTTGTTTTTGACATAAAAAATATTATTATGTGCCGCTTGAAGTGAATTGTCCCCAAAAAATCATAAAAATTTAGGTTGTGGTATTTATGGTGTTTTATAGGCTCTTCAAATTTCGTTAAAAATTAAGTATGATTATAATAAAGTAAATAAAATTTTAAAGGAGAAGAAAAGTTATGAAAAAGTTTAGTCTTGTTTTATTGGCATTGACGTTTATGTTTTCGGCGGCAATTTTATATGCTCAAAATGAAAACGCAGAAGTCGGAAGTGAAACTGAAACCTCCGTACCTGTATCTCAAGAAACAAGCGTACCGGTTGTAACGACCATTAAGACAATGGCAAAAACTACTCCTGCGATAACGGCTAAAATCAACAAAACGAATGAAAACAAAGATGAAGAAAACGTTGCTGCTCTGATAACTGAAGCGCAAAAGAGTGAAGCCAAACAAAATGCCTCTATGATAAAGAAACAGGCAAAAGATTTGACCGACAATGCGAAGACGGCAAGAAAAAAAGCCGAAGCCGACGCTAAAGTTATAAAAACACAGGCTAAAAGCGATGAAAAAATAGTAACCGAAAAAGTCGTCACGATGAAAGAAAAAGCTACGGCCGAAAAAAAGCATTCTGATGCGGAAGCAAAAGCGCTTGAAGACAAAGCAAAAGCAATAAGAGAAATGGCAAAAAACAATTATAAAGAAATCGTAAATGAAGCCAATGCGATGGCGCAGAAGGCAAAAGAAACCAGAGAAGCCGCTTTCAGAAGAGCGGATGATTTGGTCAGTACTGCGATACAAAGTGAAAAAGAAGCAAGAAAACAGTCGGAACTTCTTTTACAGAGTATTCCTCAATAACAAAAAATACGAAAAGAAAAGGATTGAAAAAGAATAATCAAATCAAGAATCTTTCCCATATCGTTAGTGGATATTGCCGTTAGAATGCAAGATTTGACATTTCATTTAGGCAGCTCAAAATTTGTTATTCTGGAAAAGTCAAGCAGCTTGCTGAACGTTTTGTCGAAGATTTAAAATATAGACATTGTAGATAGATGATAAATATAATAAATTAAAAAATTTGTTTTCCGGTGCAGACTTAAAACTTGTGCCGGATTATTCCTTTTCCTCAAATAGTTTCAATTTCTAGAAATTTTCCATCAAAAGTGTGCGCGGTATTTTTGTCTTTGTCTTTGATGAGGCTCATTTTCTCCTTTAATTTTCTTTATAAAAAGACTATAATAAATTTATGAAAAAATATATAAGGGTAATAATGTGTTTTTCTATATTTTTGTCTTTAGTATGTCGAGATTTTGCTTTTTCCGCAGCACAAATTGCATACAATGCCAAGATTTTTTTAAGAATTCCAGCAAATGCTGGATTTATATCCGCCAAAAACGTTTCTTCCGAAAACAAAATTTCCATTATAAACATACAGGATTTACATTATAATCCATCAGTTCAAAAAAACATATCTTTAATACTTGAAAATATAGAAAGACAAATTTCGCCTGATGTGGTTTACGTCGAAGGTGCGGTTGGAGAAATCGATACTGGCTGGATAAGTGACATTGGCGATAAGAAGCTTCGCAAGGACATTGCAGAGCATCTTATTTTAAATTCACAGCTTACAGGATACGAATACTACCGCGCGATAAGCGCTGCGGGCATGAGAATTTACGGTATTGAAAGCGAAAAAGTATATAACGATAATTTTTTGCTCTTAAACAAAATAACTGATTACAAAGACGAAACCACTAGGCAATTAAAAATTTTCAATGAAAGCGTAGATGAAATAGCTAAGTCATTTCACGGTGAACGGCGCCTTGACGGTTTGATAAGAAAATATAGAGAAGGAAAAATTTCGCAGATAAAATATTATTCGGTTTTGATAAAGTTATACGATAGTTTCTGCGGCGGGAAAAAGCTTTTAAATATAGCGGGATATTATCCCAAAAATTACCTTTTTAATATAAAATCATTTATTCTGAATTCGCGCGAAATTTCGCTATTGTCTAAAAATACGATTGAAAGACAATATGCCGATTTTTATAATTCTATAAAAAATATGTTACCTTACAAAGAATATGCGGTTTATTCCTCACTAGAAGACAAAACGGAAAATACTTTACGTTATATGGTTCGGTTTGAGCTTGCAAAAAAATATAATGAACTGTTTTCATATCTCACCTGTCTTAAAAATTTAAAATCTATCAACCCTTTAGAGCTTAGAAATGAAGAAATAAGGCTTATCGATTGTTTGAGAGTGGCTGTTTCGGATAATATTGTGCAGCAGGATATGGTTTTTATCAAGGATTTTTCCATTTACTTTAACAGTTTTTTCAACAACAGTATAACCTTTGACGAGTATAAATATTTTTCGAAAAATTTTAAAAAATTTGAAGAGCTTTATTCATATTATAACGATGGCGGTATCCCAGAATTCTTTGTTGAAAATTTTGAGTTATTCGATAAATTTATTTCCAATAATGTTTTAAGAAACTCCGTGTTTGCAGCAAACATTTTAGAAGTTGCGCAAAAGCAAGGTTATAAAAATATCGTTTTAATAACCGGCGGTTTTCATACGGAAGGATTGGAAGAAATTTTTAAAGATGCTGGAGTTAACTTCATAGCATTGACCCCCAATGCTATACTGCGTAAAGATACGCAAGATATATACGATTACAATGTGAAAAAACAATCGGGCGTTTTAAACAATGCCTATGCTTTAAAGCCTTCATCGGTTCTTCCCGAAGAAGAACGGCAGAGAATTATTTTATCTGCCGTTGAAAGCGTAAGGCTGCTTATGGAAACCAATCCGCAAGATTATAATCTAAAGCTTGAAGAAATAGCTGGGCATATTCCGATTTTAAAAGGCTTAAAGGTAAAAACTGGATTTTTAGGAGATTCTAAACTCGTATTTACGTATATTGACGGAGAAATTCGAGATATACGCATTAAAGGCAGCGATGGTAAAAAATCGTCATTAAAAAAAAGGATAAGGTCATTATTTCCATATTTTAACGCAGATAATTATTATAAAGATATTTTTAAATATATGCTGTTTGTCACGTCATTTTTATTTGCTTTTAACATAAACAATACCATTAGTGCCGCTTTGATGATTTTTTTATTTCCACCTGTTGCGATACTCATCTTGCCGGCTATACAAGCTCTTATGCTTTCCGTTTATATTTTTAAGGACAATAAGTCTGTTACGGAATCCCCAAATTATGCTTTACGCATTAAAGAAATGCCAGAAGGCGCGGAGTATTTAAAACAAACTACTTCCATACCTGTATACGACGAACCTTGGCGCATTATCAAACGCACTCTCGAATACGCTATAGATGCAAGAGACAGATACAACAAAAAAGCCGGAGGAGAATATGCAAATATCGTAGTAAGCGATGATGGACTTATGGTTTTTGCAAAAAATAATATTGAGTCGGCTTTAGAAGAAATAGAACGGAAAAATCAAAACGGACAACAATTGAGCACAGAAGAAGAGGAGATTTACTATAGAATTTCTTTTTACAAAGAACACAATATAGGTGTTATAGCAAGACCTAAAGATAAAACTAAGTACTCATGGGGCGATTTCGAAAGAAGAGGACTCTTCAAAAAAGCGAGCAATTTAAACCATTCTTTAATAATAAATAAAATATTGGGAGAGCTTATAGAAAACGGAATGTCATATGAAGATGCTGTAAACAGTGTAAAAAAGCAGCTCATAAACGATAAACCTATATTTGAAAATACATATATATCTGGAAATATTATGGTAGGAGACATCATTTTGCTTTTAGATAAAGATTCAACCGTTGCACCCAATGCCATATCGGCTACTATGACGGAATTTGTGATAGATACGTCTTTGGGATATACACAA
It encodes the following:
- the recJ gene encoding single-stranded-DNA-specific exonuclease RecJ translates to MDTEKDRYWKFFPNNSQKISEISHSLSINPKIASVMLNRGIDSVEEAAVFLYGGIEHLYNPFIFPDMQKAVERIKKAISGKEAILVYGDRDVDGITAINVVVNTIRQLCGNAQWYVPADEGYGIHKDILTKYYAEGVKLMITVDCGISAFEEIDYANSLGIDVILTDHHEPPYEGVPHAYAIINPKIMDSPYPFKDIAGCTVAFKTAQALVMSFAKDYDREIIICYAQKQESYFDGFYMKIKNDICIDKRPFSSASEIKSIFKQAFKSYTNSKELKETVMTSDALLKDKIEVFVIRDFDGNESIEKKVMRSYKIKRNNESSAMKEFFKNNLDLCALGTIADSMPLIDENRIIVKKGLELIAGNPSARPGLGLLIEDAFVSKNIQCINSRAVSWNVTPVLNSSGRMGRGMLSAQLLMTKDFFQAKNLYADIVKLNENRRWLQSENIEQFKILLTQQCDLEHDKVFIVDAANLEHGVTGIVASQMVKTYMKPAFLLISDGNEAIGAARSVVGFDLIAALEDVKDILLKYGGHSQAAGFTITHSKIEEFKKRIKEYAEKNIIGIDPCKNIEIDCELKISDINLDFHKQLEVLEPFGMENQRPLFYIKGVSVTEVSVFGGNYKHVKFKVSQKGSRNVQVVFWNSGEIADMLRKESLVDIVFHIDIMGKNDKQIVQMCAVDIKPSY
- the mtnP gene encoding S-methyl-5'-thioadenosine phosphorylase; its protein translation is MSEKENSAKIAFIGGSGLYEIDGIENVIEKDIDTPFGKPSDKITIGTINGIKCAFLPRHGKGHTLLPSEINQRANMYALKLIGVEQIVAFTACGSLKEKMKPKDFVIPDQIFDRTKNRINTFFGEGIVAHVGMARPFCDEIREIIHQSVYELAIEHHFGGTYVCIEGPQFSSKAESEVNRSHDFSIVGMTAIPEAKLAREAEMCYANISLVTDFDVWKEGEEVTNDAVVATVAANISNSKKVIKDIAVKLSQRHTKCNCHKSLKSAVMTAAEKLLISPSYKKLALFLDKYYNK
- the cdd gene encoding cytidine deaminase, coding for MKEKTYVNLIEKAKTAAKNSYNKYSKFAVGSAVLCANGKIYCAANIENVSYGLTSCAERNALFNAVSNGEKKIEAAAVWTKYGNIFPCGACRQVIFELAPEADVIINKNDKDIIVINIRDLLPFPFLEKNLF